Proteins found in one Arthrobacter pascens genomic segment:
- the trmD gene encoding tRNA (guanosine(37)-N1)-methyltransferase TrmD, with protein sequence MRIDVVSIFPEYLAPLELSLIGKARQDGLLDLHVHDLRDFTTDKHRSVDDTPYGGGAGMVMKAEPWAQALASLTEARRDGVARPVLIVPSPAGERFTQALAYELAEEDQLVFACGRYEGIDERVIEWAEDHFTVRPMSLGDYVLNGGEVAVLAMVEAIGRLLPGVVGNPDSLVEESHSDGLLEYPVYTKPASWRERDVPAVLLSGNHGKIAQWRRHEQYRRTAERRPDLLETFDAGKLPRADRTFLAELGYDVVEGRLRARPDAGSSASA encoded by the coding sequence ATGCGCATCGACGTCGTCAGCATCTTTCCCGAGTACTTGGCGCCCCTGGAGCTGTCCCTCATCGGGAAGGCCCGCCAGGACGGGCTGTTGGACCTGCACGTCCATGACCTCCGTGACTTCACCACGGACAAGCACCGCTCGGTGGACGATACGCCCTATGGTGGCGGCGCCGGAATGGTCATGAAGGCTGAACCGTGGGCGCAGGCACTGGCCTCGTTGACCGAAGCCCGCCGGGACGGAGTTGCCCGTCCGGTCCTGATCGTGCCGTCTCCGGCAGGGGAGCGTTTCACCCAGGCCCTTGCTTACGAGCTCGCCGAAGAGGACCAGCTGGTGTTCGCGTGCGGCCGGTACGAGGGCATTGATGAGCGCGTCATCGAATGGGCGGAAGATCATTTCACGGTTCGGCCCATGAGCCTTGGCGACTACGTCCTGAACGGCGGTGAAGTTGCCGTGCTGGCCATGGTGGAGGCCATCGGCAGGCTGTTGCCGGGTGTTGTGGGCAACCCCGACTCCCTCGTGGAAGAGTCCCATTCGGACGGCCTCCTGGAATACCCCGTGTACACCAAACCTGCCAGCTGGCGGGAACGTGATGTGCCGGCGGTGCTGCTGAGCGGAAATCACGGAAAAATCGCGCAGTGGCGCCGTCATGAGCAGTACCGGCGAACGGCGGAACGCCGTCCGGACCTGCTGGAGACGTTCGACGCCGGGAAGCTGCCGCGCGCCGACCGCACGTTTCTCGCCGAGCTGGGGTACGACGTCGTCGAGGGGCGCCTCCGTGCCCGCCCGGACGCCGGAAGCTCGGCGTCTGCCTAG
- the rplS gene encoding 50S ribosomal protein L19 produces MHILDSVDAASLRTDVPEFRAGDTLKVHVNIIEGKNSRVQVFQGFVLGRQGDGIRETFTVRKVSFGVGVERTFPVHSPIIDKIELVTKGDVRRAKLYYMRALRGKAAKIREKRDFTTAK; encoded by the coding sequence ATGCATATTCTCGATTCCGTAGATGCAGCCTCGCTGCGCACCGATGTTCCCGAGTTCCGCGCTGGGGACACCCTCAAGGTGCACGTGAACATCATCGAAGGCAAGAACTCCCGTGTCCAGGTGTTCCAGGGCTTCGTCCTGGGCCGCCAGGGCGACGGCATCCGCGAGACCTTCACAGTCCGCAAGGTCTCCTTCGGCGTCGGCGTTGAGCGTACCTTCCCGGTACACTCGCCGATCATCGATAAGATCGAACTGGTGACCAAGGGTGACGTGCGCCGCGCCAAGCTTTACTACATGCGTGCACTGCGCGGCAAGGCTGCCAAGATCAGGGAAAAGCGCGACTTCACCACCGCCAAGTAG
- the lepB gene encoding signal peptidase I gives MDQTKRQPRRMGWRFAFLALAIAVAISGLVRSLWLDVYYVPSESMQPVLDGGDRILVSKTDFHAAPIRRGDIVVFDGRGTFAPLNSGRGPLADSVMWAGQWLGLTGSDTTYVKRVIGLSGDAVACCDPDGHVTVNGNALDEPYVYDGDAPSSQAFSVIVPEGRVWLLGDHRSLSADSRSLLGAPGGGMVPVDRVIGRPVQIVWPLDRFAAVPRPPAAGPTTEDGQ, from the coding sequence ATGGACCAGACAAAACGCCAGCCCAGAAGAATGGGCTGGCGTTTTGCGTTCCTTGCCCTCGCCATCGCGGTTGCCATCAGCGGACTGGTCCGCTCACTGTGGTTGGATGTGTACTATGTGCCATCCGAGTCCATGCAGCCGGTCCTCGACGGCGGGGACCGCATCCTTGTTTCCAAGACGGACTTTCACGCCGCCCCCATCCGCCGCGGGGACATCGTGGTCTTTGACGGACGGGGCACTTTCGCTCCCCTCAACAGCGGGAGGGGCCCCCTGGCGGATTCCGTGATGTGGGCCGGACAATGGCTCGGCCTGACCGGCAGCGACACCACGTACGTCAAGAGGGTCATCGGGCTTTCCGGGGACGCGGTGGCCTGCTGCGATCCGGACGGGCACGTGACTGTTAACGGCAATGCCCTTGACGAGCCATATGTCTACGACGGGGACGCGCCCAGCTCGCAGGCGTTCAGCGTCATCGTGCCTGAGGGGCGTGTCTGGCTTCTCGGCGACCACCGCTCCCTGTCAGCTGATTCCCGCAGCCTCCTCGGTGCGCCGGGCGGCGGAATGGTCCCGGTGGACAGAGTGATCGGCAGGCCGGTCCAGATCGTCTGGCCGCTTGATAGATTTGCAGCAGTACCCCGGCCGCCAGCGGCAGGACCAACAACAGAGGACGGACAGTAG